TTAGCAAGCACATAACTCACCATGAAATTAAGCAATGTTTTTGCGTAATTTAAAACAATTTTAGCTGGATTATATAGCTTCCCATTAAAATTATAAGGTCTCTTGTTTAAAATTTTATGATTCCCCTCTAAGTAATCTTTAATATTTAAAATTGTATTAATCCTTTTCTGATGTTCGAACAATTTCACTTCATCCACAAACCAATCAAATTTCCCATCATAATATTTATAAACATAAGTACCAATCGACATCACCCATCCACCTCCACATAGTATTTCCCACTTTTCAACCCTTGCACAGCAAGCATTAATGCCTGCACAAGGTCAAAGTGATGCCCCTCCATTCGGTTTTCGCCGCGTTCGCCGTACAGTTGCATCTGTTGAAGAGTATCCTTGCAATGAATTCGAATTAATCCTTTCTCGAAGGCTTCTTTTAGGTCTGTGATGGCCATTGATTTTGTTACTGATGATTGAGTCCAGCCCAATTGTAATTTATTGCGCCCTTTCTCGAAAATTCTATGTTTAAAAATATTTAAATAAGGCTCTTCAGTTTCCTTCCTCAGTCTTTCTAAAACCGCAGTGCCTAGTCCGTTTCTTTCGATTACTAACAATGCATAATTAAAAAACAAACCCAAATCCTTAATAATTTCGGTAAATTCATACACAGGCACATCATTTCTACTGAACGTCGCTACCTGTTCCCCTTCTTCATCGACAATACTTATCGCGCTAGCGTCTACTCCGCCACCTGAAGCGACGTCAATGCCTGCGTAATAGCGTTTTTTTGGTTTGGGTAGATGAAAAATATTCAACCCGCGTCCTATGTATTGGGTTAAAGACGCGGGCAAAATAGACGCGCATTCATCATGGGTTAATGCAGGCAAAGCAGCATTCATATGTTCCAAAATTTTCGACTGACTAAACACTGTCCGCGATGTACTGATGAATGCCTGCGTATCTGTAGCGGGGTATTCTTGATAAAACATATGTTTTGGCTTGTCCTGCAATATCCATTGCCTCCACATTAACATGCGAAGCGTACATCCCATTTCGTGTAATTGACGCTCTTCCTTGTCTAAATCTTTTTTACTCAAAGGTAAGCCTTTGTTTTGGCTTTTATACCAATCCACAGCCTGGTCAATATCATATTTAAACTGCTTTTCGAACGCGCTAGAAAAAAACGGGAAGAAAAATGCCTTATACTTTGAATTTCCTTTTTTGGCTTTCGTATATAATTGCCAAAAAAAGTTATGACCATTCGCTGTCGTTTCAAGCACAATTCGCGCTTTCTGATTTTTCATTAAGGCAGGCTCAAGCGCATTCAATACACCCTGAAGGTCGTCGTAAAAAGCGCACTCAGACAGCAGGATGAACGTCAGCGTCATTCCTCTGGCTATTTCGTTGCCGTCTTTTTGATTTGTGGTAGTGCTAATAATTTTGCTTCCGTTAGAAAAAACTAATTCATCGCGATTATCGCGGATTACATCAGGAAATACACCCTTATATTTTTGACGCGGGAGATGCTCATTCATTCGTTTTAATTTGTTAAAAAGGTCTTTTGCGCTTGTCCCCACATATGAGACAATCAAAGATGTCGAATACGGCATTGTCACAGCCACCCACAACGCATAGGCTAAGCTTAATGTCGTAAAGCCTAATTGTCGCGGTTTTAAGATGATATTAAATCTGCTCGCATTGTCAACAAAATAACGTTGCTGTTCGTTAAATTTAAATGGCACAATATTACCATCGTTATCTATAATTTTCACAAAATTTAAACAAAACAGCTCAAAATCATTTAATATTTTTTCTAATTTTTGTTCTTTGGTCATCGGAGTCCTTCCCATCATAAACACCTCATCATACAATCAAATCATCACTTTCATCTTCTTCCTCTTCCTGTTTGTGTTTTTTATTTTTTTCGAAGAATTTTTTCGCGTCTGAAAACTGCGACGCGACTTCTTTTGAAAGTTTCAGGTAAGCGTCTATCGCCTTCAAATCGCCTTCTTTTACTTTCGACTCTAAAAGCTGATACATCGACACCAGGTCTTGTGAAAGTTTCATATTTAGTGCAGCAACAACAGCATGTTTGTATTCTTCGGTTCGTTCCCATGCACGATAGGCGTCGAAGGATTTTCTCTGGATGTATTTTAGGAATTCCTCTTCCGATTTTTGCGCTAAAATTGGGTCGATTTTTAGTTTCCAGAAAAGATATACTTTTTTACGCTTGGGTAATGTGTCTAAAATGTTACGATATTTTTCTCGCATTTTTGATTTCCTCCTTTTTTTTAAAAAATTGAAAAATAAAAACGCTCCGCAGAAACGGAGCGTCTAAAAAATTTGTCACTAAAAAAAGTGACAAATTTTCATGCTTCAGCCCAGGCATAATCTGCTTTCTCTATTTTTTTTTCAAATTCAAAATAATCTTTTAAATTTAATTTAGATTTTTTATTCAAAAATTCTTTTACTATTTGTTTTTGCATTGGCGTTTTGATATACTTTAAATAAAACACCTTTACAAGACAATCGCCATAATCCTCCGGATTTTCTCCACGATCAAGTGTAAAAAAGATTGCCTCAATATCGCTAATATCTTCACCATCATAAGGTTTTAGTTCCGCTGTTTTAGTTTTAATTATCGTTTTATTCGTTCTATAGCCCATTTTAAGCGCGTCTGATTCTTCTTTTCCTTTCTGTTCACGTTCTTGTCTTGCTATGATGGTTTTTGCCTCACTGATCAATGATTCGATAGCTTTCTGACCGCGTTCAGTTTCCATTATTTTTTTCATTTTCCTTTCTGCTACCATCTTTAATTCTTCATCTTTTTCTTTATTTTTCAAATAGTAAACCATTTCATCAACCTGTATGATGCCATAGGATTTCCACTTTTTGATCATTTCTTCTCTTTCACTATTAACATCATTTTTTATGTCTTCATTAAATTCCTTTATTTTTATACTTTTTTCATCTGTTCTATAGTTATTCTTTTCTTGTCTGACTTCTCCTTCTTCTGTCAGATAATATCTTCCGCTTTCTTTAATGATCAATTCTTTTTCTTCCATTTTCTTGATAATATTTTTCGCTTGTCGATCGCTGATATTTAAGACATCCGCAATTTCAACAAATGACATTGGTCGTTTCGCTCGTTTCACGTAACAACCTAATTTAAAGAAAAGCCCTTTTTCATTTGGTTTTGCTTTACGACTAATTTTTTCAAAAAATGAATATGATATATTCTCATATCCTTGTTTAATGTATTCCTTTTCATCTTTTAATTCAATTTCTAAAAAATTTAATTTTTTCGCTCTAACAATCGAAATAATTCCTTTTTGTTTCAGGCTTTTTATAATTTTTATGATTCTTTTTCTATTTTCCTATTTAGATGCTAAAAACTGTATCTGTTCTTCTAGTAGCTGAATGTTTGTAATTACACGGTTTCTGAAATGCTTGCTTTCGTGCACGCGTAAAAAGAAATAAAAGTAAAGTTCTTCTTCATTTAATTCGCGTAAAAATTGATTCGGAATTTTAATCACAAAATCTGTTGACATCTTTTTTCCTCCTGTTAATGTTTTGTTTTTTTCTTTGTTTCTTTAATTAGTGTATTAAAAAATGTATTTTAAAAATGTAGTATATAATATTTAACTGTGAAATTTTCTTCTTTTTTCGAAAGAAAATTTCGGATTCAAACTTCAAATTTAGCAGAAAATTTCGGATTGAAATTGCGAATTTTGAAGAAAATTTCGCTTTGAAACTTCAAAAAAAGAAGAAAATTTCGGATTGAAATTTTATTTTTGAAAGAAAATTTCCTTTAAAAAAACTGAAAAAAATAAGCGGGAATTAAATGACCCACTCTTGACGCTCTCGCTTTTTTGAAAATTTTAATTCAAACCCGGACTGCCATGTTCCTTTTTTTCGTTCTTTTTCCTTTAAGTCAACTAATTCGTAAAATAACTCCACATTCTGTTCTGTAACAGGATAGGCGATGTAGTCTAAACTTTTCGCCTTAAAATCAACCGCGTAAAACAACGGCTTCGCGCCATGTTGTTCGAAAAATTTCTTTTCTTTCCATGAAAAAGCATAGACATAAGCAAGCGGAAAATCATCAAGAATACTTTTCTGCTTTTTCTTTCTCGGCATAGGCTCCCCTCCTTTTTCGCGTAATATTATAGCATATCTTGGCTTTATTTGTCAATGTTTAAGGCTTACAAACCGTAATCGAATCCTCAAATCAGTTTAGATCAATTCTAGACGCTGTTACTTTGAAATTTCCAGTACAAACCGTTTCTGCGTTGCCGACGATATATTCTTTTCGGCCTGTCGGCGATAGTTCATAGTATGATCCGTTTTTATGCATGATTTTTACGTTATCGCCGGTAGCATCGACTTCAATCACTGTACCTGACGCATGATTGATTTTCGCGCGGCCTGTGACGTTAAGGTTTAGGTCTGTGCTGTTTAATTCGATTTTTGCTTCTTCGGAAAAAATCTGAATTCCATCATCTGTTAATTTTAAACTTCTTTCTTTTGCATAGTTGCTGTTGAAATATTTAACATCCAATCCTCCATTATACTTTTCGATGTAAGCAACTGCAGATTCATACCCATCAGGTCTAGTGTACATACCATCGCCTTCACATTGAGATTGCCATGTGCGAATCGGTCGTAGATCTGGAATTTTTTTTTGACAGGAAAAAATTCCCCTGCGCCCTAAACGATAGTACGTCATCGTTCCTCCGCATTGTTCGTTTGCCGCAGCGCTAAAACCTTCCACTAGTAGTTTTACTATATCTTTTTTTCCGAAATTAGCATCTACTATTGAAAAAACTGTTTTTCCGCCTTTTCCTATTGTGTAAATTGAATGTTTTTCTGGTTTATTCCAGTACAGTTTTACTTGAAAATTTTCTGCACTGTCGATAAGTGCTATTCGCCATTTTTGATCTTGAAGTTTGATTGGGATCATCGCCTGTAAAAAATGCGGGTTTTCGGGAATTCCTCTATCTTCGATATATTTTTCTCCTTCTTCTTTCATAAAGTTAGAAATTTTCATGATGTTTGTAGTTTTCTTTTTTTTGATTTTCTTAGCAACGTTTTCTGCTAGTTCCGTAATTCCAGATATATAAGCAATAAATCCGTCAAAATTATAAATTTTTTGTTGATTATCATCTATTTTGTAATAAATCCCATTGATTTTCGCGCAAACGCGAGAATCAGCCGCAAAATGCAATGTTTTTCCGTCTTTTTCAATAATTGCAACACAAACACTCATCAACGATCCCCTTCCCAATTGTCAATGATCTGTTTATACTTAAACCATACATATTTTGGAAAATTAAGGTAACCGCTTTCATACTTACTGATGGTTGAAGGGCTTCTATCCAGTTTTTTAGCGACATCGACGATTTTAATTCTTTTCTGTAAACGCTTTAACCGATATTCTTCTCTTTCGTTCATGTCAATCACTCCCGGAAAATTTTTGATTAAAAATTAAATTAAAAAGAGGGGGAGTTAATCCCCCTCATGATTAAATCACATACTGCGCGACAGCCTTAGGCGTTGCGACTTTTAACGTTGCTTCTGCGACGACATGACCGCGTTCAGCGTCGCCGATTTTTCCTAGAAGTTCGAAGGTCGGATCGCGTAGCCAAACTAATGCGACATACTCAAGCGGGAAGATAGTAAGCTTATTTGGTGTTGCATGGCGGCTTAGCACAAACTGAACATTGCCAAAATCAGTCTGAAGAACGTCAACTACAACGCCCCATTGGGTAGGTTGATTTACATATCGATGAGAATTTTTGTATAGTGCATTGATTTGGCTTTTAATTGTCGCATTGCAAACAGCAATATATGTGCCGTTAATGCCGTTATCCCAAAGCTTTTGTACAGTCTCGATTAATTCATTTTCATCGACAACTCCTGTTGTTGCCGCATTAACGACATTCGCGCTGTCTACCCAGTTCTCAATGCCGCGCATGCGTCGGATATACGGCGTTGTGCTGCCATCATTGTAGACGCCGGAAGTCACAGCCTTTTCAATGGCTACTTTAACCTCAACCAGCCGGTCGGCAACCTCAGACGCGAATAGATCGCCAATGCTTTTTACGGATGAGGCTAAGGCGGAACCAGAGATAGAGACGCCTTTCTCGAAAATTTGGCAGACATTGGAAAGTTCAGCGCGTGCTGAGCTATATACTGTAACATTCTCATTACCTTCGGCGACGCTGATGTCCGCTGTATCGTCTAGCGTCTTAGCGCGCCAGCTATGGACAGGCGCAGTTGCCTGCTCAACTCGACGGTTGGCCAAAAGTAAGGATACTAGCGGCGTATCTTGGACGCCTACAACCGCGATTTCGTCGGAAAGACTGATTACTTCTTTAGATGTAAAGTTTGATGTTTTGAGCATGATTCATCACCTTTTTTATAAATTTAAATGTTTTGCAAGTGTGAGCAATGGGGGTCGCACTCAATTTTAAACCTTGTGAAAAAATTCTCAAACTAAAATCAACCGAAAAGACGGCCTAGCTTGCCGCTGATCCGGCTTAAAACGTCGCCCTTTTCTTCAGACGGGCGATGATCCGCTGGGATGTAACGATTTTTCACTTTGTGCTTTTCAAGCGCATCTTTTAGCTTTTTGATTTTTTCGTCGATTTCTTTTTCGTCATTGACGTCGAAAAAATCGACGAATTCTTCTAAGCCCATGCTACTGAGCGTCGCGACGACTTTCGTTTGTAGAAGTTCAGCCTTCAGACGTTCGACTTCGGATTTAAGCTGTTCGGTTTCGTTTTGGTTTTGGTTTTGGTTTTGAATTTCGTTTTTTACTTCTTTTCCTTCTTCCTTCTGGATTTCTTCGGACATCCTTATTCCTCCCGTAGAAAATTTTTGATTTTGAAAGAAAAAATTTTTTGGGAGCGACGATTTTGTCGCCCCCAACAAAAACACAAGAACAAAAAGACGTTGTGGAAGCAGGTATTGAATTAGAAAGGGGGAAGGAAAAATTCCTTCCCAATAGTGTTATAATGTGCATTTTTCTGCCGATTTTTTTGCAGTTTTTTGTCGGGGAAAAAATTCCCCTCATAAGTGTTAAAATGTACTTTTTTCGACTGATTTTTTTGCACTTTTTTGTTAAAGAAATGATTATGATGCTTTTGGAAAGATTTTAATTTTTTCTTTCAAGTTTTCTAATGAGTCCACAAGTTCGTCAACAGAATGCGAAAATTTAACCCATTCGATCAGTTCCTTTTTCAACCCTTCAAAAGCTTCCTCCCATGTTCTAAAAAGATACCCATAAGTACGTACCCGAAAATTCTGCTTCTGTTCTTGCTCGAATTTTTCGACTTCATCGCGTTCGCCGCAGACGAAAAATACTGACTTGAAAAATTTGTCTTTTTCCTTTTTTTCGACGAAAAGCGTCCCAGCGAAATAAGGATGTTCAGGGGAGTAGTTGTACTTTGTCATTTTTTATTCCTCCTTTATAAAGTAAACATTCGCTAAATCGCGTAATGCTTCTTCTTTTGTTTCATCGCATAGAATGTCGAGCGCCAAAAGACTAAACACTTCTTTAAACATTTTTTCTTCATTTTTATGAAAATTTTCAAATACATTTCTGATCTTATATTTCTTCTTTATATCGTTTATTTGCTCAACAACTGAATTTTTTTGTCCAAAAAGCATTATTCTTTCGATTTCTTTTTTCTCAAAATCAGAGAAGTAATAACAACTTGCGACAGTGTAATCTTGATGTTCATCGTCGAAGAAAACGAAATGAAAATCTTCGCGCAGACTACGCTTCAGGTTAGCGTCATCGTCAAAATATCGGTCGATTAATTCTTTAAGGTTTTCTCTAAAAACTTCAAAACATTCCGCGCATGTCCCTGTTTTTTCCCAAATATGATACCTACCTGCTAAATCACTGAGAATATTCCGCCTTTCAGCGTAAATTTTTTCGAGATGGCCAAAGTAAGTCGTCACCCTAGGCACACTATGCGGATTTCGGGCCTGCGCAATGGTCAATGTCGCGTATTTGCGCATTTCGCTTTTCCTCCTCATTTTTCGATTTTTCTTACCCGCAAGGCGCCTGCTCTACTGCTGAGGATTTTTTTCAGTGGTGTCGCTACAGCATGTTGGTCGCGCAGGTCTTTTTGAGTGATATTTAAGTATCGCTTCGTCATGCTCAAATCTGTATGGCCTAATAAAGCCTGCAACGCAAAAGCATGTCCGCCACTGCGAAGAAATTCGAGTGCAAAGGCATGGCGCAGATCGTAGGGTCGGATTTTGATTCCGAGTTGTTCAGCATATTTTTTCATTCGATTTTTCCACGTGTTTTTGTTCATGATAGTCCCGTCTGCCGAGCAGAAAACGGGTAAATCTTTCGGCCACTTCGGATGACGTGCTTCGATTAGTTTTTCGATCGCTCGAACCGTTGTCGGCGAAATGGGCAACGTCCTCGACATGCGGGTTTTCGCGATTTCTGCGCGAACATGCACGAGTCCGCGATTTAGGTCAAAATCGTCGATCAATAGATGAAATGCTTCTTTTGGACGAATACCTGTGTCGAGTTGAAAAAGGATTAAAGCATAATCGCGCAGTCCTGCAAATGTGCGCTGATCGGGTAATTCGAGCAGTTCTTTCAGCTTTTCGACTGGAATATCGACGATACGCGGTTGTGCTTTTTTTGGCTTGATGTTTTCGAGTGGGTTTTCGGCGATATATCCCTCCTGTTTACACCACTTCAAAAAAGCGCGAAGATAGATCAGACGAAGATTTCGAGTCGCGGGTTGGTTGGCTTCGGAGATGTGGCGGAGAGTCGCTTCTTTTAGTTCGTCCTGGTCGTCCCAAGCTTCCGGATAACGTCGAAAAAAGTAGTTGACATGGCGGCGATAATCTTCGAGAGTCGTTTCACTTAGCCCAGCAGCTTTTTTAACAAGCAAAAACCTTTCTA
This genomic stretch from Candidatus Reconcilbacillus cellulovorans harbors:
- a CDS encoding integrase, translated to MGKKVELQKALERFLLVKKAAGLSETTLEDYRRHVNYFFRRYPEAWDDQDELKEATLRHISEANQPATRNLRLIYLRAFLKWCKQEGYIAENPLENIKPKKAQPRIVDIPVEKLKELLELPDQRTFAGLRDYALILFQLDTGIRPKEAFHLLIDDFDLNRGLVHVRAEIAKTRMSRTLPISPTTVRAIEKLIEARHPKWPKDLPVFCSADGTIMNKNTWKNRMKKYAEQLGIKIRPYDLRHAFALEFLRSGGHAFALQALLGHTDLSMTKRYLNITQKDLRDQHAVATPLKKILSSRAGALRVRKIEK